From Streptomonospora salina, the proteins below share one genomic window:
- a CDS encoding TadE family type IV pilus minor pilin, giving the protein MTAETAAALPSLALVLGVALAAIQAAAAHVACVDAARVGARALARGDPEHAVRAAATDTAPGSADVALSEGGGMAHVTVTAPVALGPLIDLPVEARGSAATPLEEAPAATPAPYPAPHPDPRGGTADPAGPTGAPGGPRLAESG; this is encoded by the coding sequence GTGACCGCCGAGACCGCTGCCGCCCTGCCCAGCCTGGCGCTCGTGCTCGGCGTCGCCCTTGCCGCGATCCAGGCCGCCGCCGCGCACGTGGCCTGCGTCGACGCTGCACGCGTGGGCGCGCGTGCGCTGGCTCGCGGCGATCCCGAGCACGCCGTCCGGGCCGCCGCGACCGACACCGCGCCCGGTTCCGCCGACGTCGCGCTGTCCGAGGGCGGCGGCATGGCACACGTGACCGTCACGGCCCCGGTGGCGCTCGGGCCGCTGATCGACCTGCCCGTTGAAGCCCGTGGCAGCGCCGCCACTCCGCTGGAGGAGGCGCCCGCCGCGACTCCGGCCCCGTACCCCGCCCCGCACCCCGACCCGCGCGGCGGTACCGCCGACCCGGCGGGTCCGACGGGCGCACCGGGCGGCCCCCGCCTGGCGGAGTCCGGCTGA
- a CDS encoding DUF4244 domain-containing protein, which yields MSTAEYALGTVTACAFAAVLFAILTSDEVRDVVTRIVTDALQIDG from the coding sequence ATGTCCACGGCCGAGTACGCCCTCGGAACCGTGACCGCCTGTGCGTTCGCCGCGGTGCTGTTCGCGATCCTCACCAGCGACGAAGTCCGCGACGTCGTTACCCGGATCGTCACCGATGCGCTGCAGATCGACGGTTGA